In a single window of the Anguilla rostrata isolate EN2019 chromosome 4, ASM1855537v3, whole genome shotgun sequence genome:
- the tie1 gene encoding tyrosine-protein kinase receptor Tie-1 isoform X2 produces MIDTFFFLCLITVSGAVMDLTLISNADAASPSEFFLSCISGERDSSKLDLRIQKDNSIIRLASPPRFKVHRLRTQEARAINLVNLDNLGIFNCHAVQGSALLTTVTLINNGRGHLIPKQLSVTANRGETVQLAMDIVESRKTDVIWKYNGNYYSTTHWGEFTNNTAVMTVHNLVQNQAGFYSGCYMGDSPLYGAWMRLIVRACPDKKWGSDCDQDCPECHNGGVCHDKEGDCICPPGFMGMRCETACREGMFGRNCQESCQSKMNCSGLNFCLPDPYGCSCASGWHGPRCNLSCDKDMFGAGCKLSCRCKNGGVCNRFSGCQCPTGWRGQNCEKSDRAPQILDMASTLEWNRNSTAKILCSATGNPLPSHTSIELRKLDSTVLKASRTTMDSNKSTAQFEITHLSVEHGGLWECRVSTNGGQDTRKFNLTVKEPPCPTTPPELLEKRSKQLVVRPVVTYKGDGPLVSTKLLYKPMETVASWSSIIVYNSLEPITLMNLKPSTRYLVQVQLTRPGEGGEGPVGPEAIMKTDCPGPSSPRNVQADPLSISAVRLKWQPPEDPNGGIVKYIIEYQPVGQGSLHPWVDTDDGNKTTKDVTALNGSTLYQFRVRAFSKVPGEWSKFVQASTSGDDPTSFTPTTQEATGRPASEGFQLLMAVVGSVTVTCFTILFALLGLFCIRKTLLNRRRTFTYQSGSGEETILQFSSGTLTLTRRPKPQPEPLTYPILEWEDIKFEDVIGEGNFGQVIKAMIKKDGNKMSAAIKMLKEFASENDHRDFAGELEVLCKLGQHPNIINLIGACENRGYLYIAIEYAPFGNLLDFLRKSRVLETDPAFAKEHGTASTLTSQQLLQFAVDVATGMHYLSDKQFIHRDLAARNVLVGENLVAKIADFGLSRGEEVYVKKTMGRLPVRWMAIESLNYSVYTTKSDVWSFGVLLWEIVSLGGTPYCGMTCAELYEKLPQGYRMEQPRNCDDEVYELMRQCWRDRPYERPPFSQISVQLNRMQEARKAYVNMALFENFTYAGIDATAEEA; encoded by the exons ATGATtgacaccttttttttcttatgtctTATCACAGTATCAG GTGCAGTTATGGATCTAACCCTGATCTCAAATGCGGACGCTGCCTCCCCTTCCGAATTCTTCCTCTCCTGCATCTCGGGGGAGCGCGATTCCAGCAAACTCGACCTTCGCATCCAGAAAGACAACAGTATCATCCGTCTTGCCTCCCCGCCGCGCTTCAAAGTGCACAGGCTAAGAACCCAAGAGGCTAGAGCAATAAACTTAGTCAATCTTGACAATCTGGGCATTTTTAACTGCCATGCAGTTCAGGGCTCAGCGTTACTCACGACAGTGACGCTAATCAACAATGGGAGAG GTCATCTAATACCAAAGCAGCTCTCAGTAACGGCCAACAGAGGAGAAACTGTGCAGCTGGCAATGGATATTGTGGAGTCCCGAAAGACAGATGTCATATGGAAATATAATG GAAACTACTACTCTACTACTCACTGGGGCGAGTTTACCAATAACACAGCGGTGATGACTGTACATAATCTAGTGCAGAATCAAGCAGGGTTCTACAGTGGCTGTTATATGGGAGACAGTCCTCTCTATGGTGCCTGGATGAGGCTCATTGTTCGAG CTTGCCCAGATAAGAAATGGGGATCAGACTGTGACCAGGACTGTCCTGAGTGCCACAATGGTGGTGTGTGTCATGACAAGGAAGGGGACTGCATCTGCCCACCTGGCTTCATGGGAATGCGCTGTGAGACAG CCTGTCGGGAGGGAATGTTCGGGCGGAACTGCCAGGAATCATGCCAGTCTAAAATGAATTGCAGCGGCCTAAACTTCTGCCTCCCTGACCCCTATGGCTGCTCCTGTGCTAGTGGGTGGCATGGGCCCCGCTGCAACCTAT CCTGTGACAAGGACATGTTTGGAGCTGGTTGCAAGCTGAGTTGCAGGTGCAAGAATGGGGGCGTCTGCAACCGTTTCAGTGGCTGCCAGTGCCCCACAGGCTGGCGTGGGCAGAACTGTGAGAAATCGG ATCGTGCACCCCAGATCCTAGACATGGCAAGCACCCTAGAGTGGAATCGGAACTCCACGGCCAAGATATTGTGCTCTGCCACAGGCAACCCACTCCCAAGCCACACCAGTATTGAGCTGCGCAAACTGGACAGCACCGTTCTCAAG GCATCTCGGACAACCATGGATTCCAACAAGAGCACAGCCCAGTTCGAGATCACGCATCTGTCCGTTGAGCATGGTGGTTTGTGGGAATGCAGAGTCTCCACCAATGGGGGGCAGGACACACGTAAATTCAACCTGACTGTCAAAG AGCCTCCCTGTCCCACGACTCCTCCCGAACTTCTGGAGAAGAGAAGTAAGCAGCTGGTGGTTAGGCCTGTGGTCACCTACAAAGGAGATGGGCCCCTTGTCTCCACCAAGCTCCTCTACAAGCCCATGGAAACAGTGGCCTCCTGGTCCTCCATCATAG TCTACAACAGCTTGGAGCCCATCACTCTGATGAACCTGAAACCCTCTACCAGGTACCTTGTCCAGGTCCAGCTCACTCGTCCTGGGGAAGGAGGTGAGGGGCCAGTTGGACCTGAGGCCATCATGAAGACTGACTGTCCTG GACCATCCTCACCTCGTAATGTGCAGGCTGACCCTCTGTCCATCAGTGCTGTGCGTCTCAAGTGGCAACCCCCTGAGGACCCCAATGGTGGCATTGTCAAGTACATCATTGAGTACCAACCTGTGGGCCAGGGTAGCCTGCACCCCTGGGTCGACACCGACGATGGCAACAAAACCACCAAGGACGTCACAGCTCTCAATGGCAGCACTCTCTACCAATTCCGCGTCCGTGCTTTCTCCAAAGTGCCTGGCGAGTGGAGCAAGTTTGTCCAGGCCTCGACTTCAGGCGATG ACCCGACCAGCTTCACGCCGACAACACAGGAGGCTACGGGGCGTCCAGCGAGTGAAGGGTTCCAGTTGCTGATGGCTGTGGTGGGCTCGGTAACGGTGACCTGCTTTACCATCCTCTTTGCACTCTTGGGGCTCTTCTGCATTCGTAAAACCTTGCTCAACCGCCGAAGAACCTTCACCTACCAGTCCGGTTCG GGAGAGGAGACCATCCTGCAGTTCAGTTCTGGGACCCTGACATTGACTCGCAGACCTAAACCGCAGCCTGAGCCCCTCACGTACCCCATACTGGAGTGGGAAGACATCAAATTTGAGGATGTCATCGGGGAGGGGAACTTTGGACAGGTTATAAAGGCCATGATCAAGAAGGATGGCAATAAAATGAGTGCTGCCATAAAGATGCTGAAGG AGTTTGCATCAGAGAATGACCACAGGGACTTTGCTGGTGAGCTGGAGGTACTGTGTAAACTGGGTCAGCACCCCAACATCATCAATCTGATTGGAGCCTGTGAAAACCGAG GGTACCTTTACATTGCCATTGAGTATGCCCCCTTTGGGAACCTGTTGGATTTCCTGAGGAAAAGCAGAGTCCTCGAGACTGACCCTGCCTTTGCCAAAGAGCACGGCACTGCCTCCACCCTCACCtcacagcagctgctgcagtttgcGGTAGATGTGGCCACAGGAATGCATTACCTGAGTGACAAACAG TTCATTCACAGGGACTTGGCTGCCAGGAATGTTCTAGTGGGAGAGAACCTGGTTGCCAAGATTGCTGATTTTGGACTGTCGAGAGGGGAAGAAGTCTATGTGAAGAAGACCatg GGAAGGTTGCCCGTACGATGGATGGCTATAGAATCATTAAACTATAGTGTCTATACCACGAAGAGTGATGT atggTCTTTTGGGGTGCTTCTGTGGGAGATTGTGAGTTTAG GTGGAACTCCATACTGTGGGATGACCTGTGCTGAGCTCTATGAAAAGCTGCCTCAAGGATACAGGATGGAACAGCCCAGGAACTGCGATGATGAGGT TTATGAGCTGATGAGGCAATGCTGGAGAGACCGGCCATATGAGAGACCCCCTTTCTCTCAAATCTCTGTTCAGCTGAACAGGATGCAAGAGGCCAGGAAG
- the tie1 gene encoding tyrosine-protein kinase receptor Tie-1 isoform X1, which translates to MIDTFFFLCLITVSGAVMDLTLISNADAASPSEFFLSCISGERDSSKLDLRIQKDNSIIRLASPPRFKVHRLRTQEARAINLVNLDNLGIFNCHAVQGSALLTTVTLINNGRGHLIPKQLSVTANRGETVQLAMDIVESRKTDVIWKYNGNYYSTTHWGEFTNNTAVMTVHNLVQNQAGFYSGCYMGDSPLYGAWMRLIVRACPDKKWGSDCDQDCPECHNGGVCHDKEGDCICPPGFMGMRCETACREGMFGRNCQESCQSKMNCSGLNFCLPDPYGCSCASGWHGPRCNLSCDKDMFGAGCKLSCRCKNGGVCNRFSGCQCPTGWRGQNCEKSDRAPQILDMASTLEWNRNSTAKILCSATGNPLPSHTSIELRKLDSTVLKASRTTMDSNKSTAQFEITHLSVEHGGLWECRVSTNGGQDTRKFNLTVKEPPCPTTPPELLEKRSKQLVVRPVVTYKGDGPLVSTKLLYKPMETVASWSSIIVYNSLEPITLMNLKPSTRYLVQVQLTRPGEGGEGPVGPEAIMKTDCPEPTVRPEIDFSSLEGRNATVRWLLPGNPDMASAFLVQLYGPSEDKILEETTLLNVLSTKFYNLEYHRDYHVVVRLVNCGSLGPASKPYPIRINSQGPSSPRNVQADPLSISAVRLKWQPPEDPNGGIVKYIIEYQPVGQGSLHPWVDTDDGNKTTKDVTALNGSTLYQFRVRAFSKVPGEWSKFVQASTSGDDPTSFTPTTQEATGRPASEGFQLLMAVVGSVTVTCFTILFALLGLFCIRKTLLNRRRTFTYQSGSGEETILQFSSGTLTLTRRPKPQPEPLTYPILEWEDIKFEDVIGEGNFGQVIKAMIKKDGNKMSAAIKMLKEFASENDHRDFAGELEVLCKLGQHPNIINLIGACENRGYLYIAIEYAPFGNLLDFLRKSRVLETDPAFAKEHGTASTLTSQQLLQFAVDVATGMHYLSDKQFIHRDLAARNVLVGENLVAKIADFGLSRGEEVYVKKTMGRLPVRWMAIESLNYSVYTTKSDVWSFGVLLWEIVSLGGTPYCGMTCAELYEKLPQGYRMEQPRNCDDEVYELMRQCWRDRPYERPPFSQISVQLNRMQEARKAYVNMALFENFTYAGIDATAEEA; encoded by the exons ATGATtgacaccttttttttcttatgtctTATCACAGTATCAG GTGCAGTTATGGATCTAACCCTGATCTCAAATGCGGACGCTGCCTCCCCTTCCGAATTCTTCCTCTCCTGCATCTCGGGGGAGCGCGATTCCAGCAAACTCGACCTTCGCATCCAGAAAGACAACAGTATCATCCGTCTTGCCTCCCCGCCGCGCTTCAAAGTGCACAGGCTAAGAACCCAAGAGGCTAGAGCAATAAACTTAGTCAATCTTGACAATCTGGGCATTTTTAACTGCCATGCAGTTCAGGGCTCAGCGTTACTCACGACAGTGACGCTAATCAACAATGGGAGAG GTCATCTAATACCAAAGCAGCTCTCAGTAACGGCCAACAGAGGAGAAACTGTGCAGCTGGCAATGGATATTGTGGAGTCCCGAAAGACAGATGTCATATGGAAATATAATG GAAACTACTACTCTACTACTCACTGGGGCGAGTTTACCAATAACACAGCGGTGATGACTGTACATAATCTAGTGCAGAATCAAGCAGGGTTCTACAGTGGCTGTTATATGGGAGACAGTCCTCTCTATGGTGCCTGGATGAGGCTCATTGTTCGAG CTTGCCCAGATAAGAAATGGGGATCAGACTGTGACCAGGACTGTCCTGAGTGCCACAATGGTGGTGTGTGTCATGACAAGGAAGGGGACTGCATCTGCCCACCTGGCTTCATGGGAATGCGCTGTGAGACAG CCTGTCGGGAGGGAATGTTCGGGCGGAACTGCCAGGAATCATGCCAGTCTAAAATGAATTGCAGCGGCCTAAACTTCTGCCTCCCTGACCCCTATGGCTGCTCCTGTGCTAGTGGGTGGCATGGGCCCCGCTGCAACCTAT CCTGTGACAAGGACATGTTTGGAGCTGGTTGCAAGCTGAGTTGCAGGTGCAAGAATGGGGGCGTCTGCAACCGTTTCAGTGGCTGCCAGTGCCCCACAGGCTGGCGTGGGCAGAACTGTGAGAAATCGG ATCGTGCACCCCAGATCCTAGACATGGCAAGCACCCTAGAGTGGAATCGGAACTCCACGGCCAAGATATTGTGCTCTGCCACAGGCAACCCACTCCCAAGCCACACCAGTATTGAGCTGCGCAAACTGGACAGCACCGTTCTCAAG GCATCTCGGACAACCATGGATTCCAACAAGAGCACAGCCCAGTTCGAGATCACGCATCTGTCCGTTGAGCATGGTGGTTTGTGGGAATGCAGAGTCTCCACCAATGGGGGGCAGGACACACGTAAATTCAACCTGACTGTCAAAG AGCCTCCCTGTCCCACGACTCCTCCCGAACTTCTGGAGAAGAGAAGTAAGCAGCTGGTGGTTAGGCCTGTGGTCACCTACAAAGGAGATGGGCCCCTTGTCTCCACCAAGCTCCTCTACAAGCCCATGGAAACAGTGGCCTCCTGGTCCTCCATCATAG TCTACAACAGCTTGGAGCCCATCACTCTGATGAACCTGAAACCCTCTACCAGGTACCTTGTCCAGGTCCAGCTCACTCGTCCTGGGGAAGGAGGTGAGGGGCCAGTTGGACCTGAGGCCATCATGAAGACTGACTGTCCTG AGCCGACGGTGAGGCCGGAGATTGATTTCAGCTCGCTGGAGGGTCGTAATGCCACAGTCAGGTGGTTATTGCCAGGGAACCCCGACATGGCCAGTGCCTTTTTAGTGCAGCTCTACGGACCCTCTGAGGACAAGATTTTGGAGGAGACCACCTTGCTCAATGTGCTCTCCACCAAGTTCTACAACCTGGAATACCACCGCGACTACCATGTGGTCGTCAGGCTGGTCAACTGTGGCAGTCTCGGACCAGCCTCAAAACCCTACCCCATCCGAATCAACAGCCAGG GACCATCCTCACCTCGTAATGTGCAGGCTGACCCTCTGTCCATCAGTGCTGTGCGTCTCAAGTGGCAACCCCCTGAGGACCCCAATGGTGGCATTGTCAAGTACATCATTGAGTACCAACCTGTGGGCCAGGGTAGCCTGCACCCCTGGGTCGACACCGACGATGGCAACAAAACCACCAAGGACGTCACAGCTCTCAATGGCAGCACTCTCTACCAATTCCGCGTCCGTGCTTTCTCCAAAGTGCCTGGCGAGTGGAGCAAGTTTGTCCAGGCCTCGACTTCAGGCGATG ACCCGACCAGCTTCACGCCGACAACACAGGAGGCTACGGGGCGTCCAGCGAGTGAAGGGTTCCAGTTGCTGATGGCTGTGGTGGGCTCGGTAACGGTGACCTGCTTTACCATCCTCTTTGCACTCTTGGGGCTCTTCTGCATTCGTAAAACCTTGCTCAACCGCCGAAGAACCTTCACCTACCAGTCCGGTTCG GGAGAGGAGACCATCCTGCAGTTCAGTTCTGGGACCCTGACATTGACTCGCAGACCTAAACCGCAGCCTGAGCCCCTCACGTACCCCATACTGGAGTGGGAAGACATCAAATTTGAGGATGTCATCGGGGAGGGGAACTTTGGACAGGTTATAAAGGCCATGATCAAGAAGGATGGCAATAAAATGAGTGCTGCCATAAAGATGCTGAAGG AGTTTGCATCAGAGAATGACCACAGGGACTTTGCTGGTGAGCTGGAGGTACTGTGTAAACTGGGTCAGCACCCCAACATCATCAATCTGATTGGAGCCTGTGAAAACCGAG GGTACCTTTACATTGCCATTGAGTATGCCCCCTTTGGGAACCTGTTGGATTTCCTGAGGAAAAGCAGAGTCCTCGAGACTGACCCTGCCTTTGCCAAAGAGCACGGCACTGCCTCCACCCTCACCtcacagcagctgctgcagtttgcGGTAGATGTGGCCACAGGAATGCATTACCTGAGTGACAAACAG TTCATTCACAGGGACTTGGCTGCCAGGAATGTTCTAGTGGGAGAGAACCTGGTTGCCAAGATTGCTGATTTTGGACTGTCGAGAGGGGAAGAAGTCTATGTGAAGAAGACCatg GGAAGGTTGCCCGTACGATGGATGGCTATAGAATCATTAAACTATAGTGTCTATACCACGAAGAGTGATGT atggTCTTTTGGGGTGCTTCTGTGGGAGATTGTGAGTTTAG GTGGAACTCCATACTGTGGGATGACCTGTGCTGAGCTCTATGAAAAGCTGCCTCAAGGATACAGGATGGAACAGCCCAGGAACTGCGATGATGAGGT TTATGAGCTGATGAGGCAATGCTGGAGAGACCGGCCATATGAGAGACCCCCTTTCTCTCAAATCTCTGTTCAGCTGAACAGGATGCAAGAGGCCAGGAAG